The following proteins are co-located in the Leptospira hartskeerlii genome:
- a CDS encoding ParB/RepB/Spo0J family partition protein encodes MAKRSDFAGLDLLTAFGGDESLKKEILLSDIITNPEQPRVFGKEDVSDLVESMKRLGLIEPIVVRKLGKKFQIVAGERRFQAAKLIGWKSIPVVETEASEDRCYEIALAENEKRKSLNPWEVGRAIQFLRKERKKTAEEVGKILGYTERYVKQLSSIARLDQKSVSELLKSGSDLSVKNLETLLKKKEGRGGETISPRKPGERVTLDLKPLTVKNRESFLRELSNLKKKYGLR; translated from the coding sequence ATGGCAAAAAGATCTGATTTTGCGGGGTTGGATTTATTAACAGCTTTCGGCGGGGACGAGTCCCTTAAAAAAGAAATCCTTCTTTCTGATATTATTACTAATCCGGAGCAGCCTAGGGTCTTCGGAAAAGAAGATGTGAGCGATCTTGTGGAGTCTATGAAACGTTTAGGACTCATAGAGCCGATCGTTGTCCGCAAATTAGGTAAAAAGTTTCAGATCGTAGCGGGAGAAAGAAGATTTCAGGCCGCGAAATTGATCGGTTGGAAATCCATTCCGGTAGTGGAGACTGAAGCTTCCGAGGACAGATGTTACGAGATCGCCTTGGCAGAGAACGAAAAACGCAAAAGTTTGAATCCTTGGGAAGTTGGTCGCGCCATTCAGTTCTTGAGAAAAGAAAGGAAAAAAACGGCAGAAGAAGTCGGTAAGATCTTAGGTTATACCGAAAGATATGTGAAACAGTTGAGTTCTATTGCAAGGTTGGATCAAAAATCAGTTTCGGAATTGCTCAAAAGTGGAAGTGATCTTTCTGTTAAAAATCTTGAAACCCTCCTGAAAAAGAAAGAAGGAAGGGGGGGTGAAACGATTTCACCCCGCAAACCGGGAGAAAGGGTCACCCTAGACCTGAAACCTCTGACTGTTAAGAATAGAGAATCTTTCCTGAGAGAACTTTCTAACCTAAAGAAAAAGTACGGATTGCGCTAA
- a CDS encoding ParA family protein: MKAKVLSVEEVLSEYVLSSEDEFLEKAEKWSLPKDNKGKYKTEVLDKYFSKKTKHSYESVIIAVSNQKGGEGKTTVSICLAEALAKAGKKVLLLDWDAQANITQLYVGQADKSVFHSLGYKEESKVDISEIIVNLAPGLDLVPSSIHLANFTTPYERDDFDLLKEALLPIRSSYEYIIIDCPPSLGLILENALIAADLVLVPIQTRAFSVQGLKDLHGTIEKIRKKANPGLGLLGAVLNQYEDSRALSGLAETVRKYFPVFDSVVYRREAIPQSQAKRKLLSEYDPKAMQMFSTLAEEVMRRANGKKI, encoded by the coding sequence GTGAAAGCCAAAGTTTTAAGTGTGGAAGAAGTTCTCTCCGAATACGTTTTAAGTTCGGAAGATGAGTTTCTGGAGAAGGCAGAAAAATGGTCCTTGCCCAAAGATAATAAGGGCAAGTACAAGACGGAAGTTTTGGATAAGTACTTCTCCAAAAAGACAAAGCATTCCTACGAGTCCGTGATCATTGCGGTTTCCAATCAAAAAGGTGGAGAAGGTAAAACTACAGTTTCCATCTGTCTCGCGGAAGCATTGGCAAAGGCGGGCAAAAAAGTTTTATTACTGGATTGGGATGCTCAGGCAAATATCACACAGTTGTATGTTGGGCAGGCAGACAAATCGGTTTTTCATAGTCTGGGTTATAAGGAAGAATCCAAAGTAGATATTTCCGAAATTATTGTGAACCTGGCTCCTGGTTTGGATCTGGTTCCTTCTTCCATTCATTTGGCGAATTTTACTACTCCGTACGAGAGGGACGATTTTGATCTTTTGAAAGAAGCTCTATTGCCGATCCGTTCTTCTTATGAATATATTATTATAGATTGTCCTCCTTCTCTTGGTTTGATCTTAGAGAATGCTTTGATCGCGGCGGATCTTGTGTTAGTCCCGATCCAGACTCGTGCTTTTAGTGTTCAAGGTCTGAAAGATCTTCATGGTACAATTGAGAAGATCCGAAAAAAAGCAAATCCCGGGCTTGGACTTTTGGGCGCAGTGTTAAACCAGTATGAGGACTCAAGGGCGCTTTCGGGTCTTGCTGAAACTGTTAGGAAGTATTTCCCGGTATTCGATTCTGTTGTGTATAGAAGAGAGGCGATCCCTCAGTCCCAAGCAAAACGTAAACTTTTATCCGAATATGATCCTAAAGCGATGCAGATGTTTTCTACTTTGGCGGAAGAAGTGATGAGGAGAGCAAATGGCAAAAAGATCTGA
- a CDS encoding putative porin, which translates to MKIQIRIIILLFCLFATANLLAQEPESPKEIRPEINLPGTAAPQTKFQSILSELMTRSSITGLFGENGGQHIFESGTKFPNLSGLKAGSRITYNREFEYGGIGLKHWWETWEINLEYRTTFKNQRTGEGRDEDFFLGSVSREKGTKIDFANASFNDTPYTFTGTQNFADGRGKLKMKDDRVGFLARKYFGGANPDPRKPGSGFYLTGGAYYTFYKYYLYDVMQWIATAPVTYGPIGIGLSYSISTWEVPFGFGYRYSNGTWMLEASLSGNVWYSHFRDYHYQRNLNFIGDSSGFGLETNLGAGYILPSWLFFAKLTEHRLYGEGSFQTQGGLSRDDVISNYSGNYRNYLSTKQYSVEFQVSHFL; encoded by the coding sequence ATGAAAATTCAGATTCGAATTATAATCTTACTATTCTGCCTATTTGCCACGGCCAACCTACTCGCTCAAGAACCCGAATCTCCAAAAGAGATAAGACCGGAAATAAACCTCCCTGGAACTGCGGCACCCCAAACCAAATTTCAGTCAATTCTATCAGAGCTAATGACCAGAAGTTCCATTACGGGCCTATTTGGAGAAAATGGAGGCCAACATATTTTCGAATCGGGCACAAAGTTCCCGAATCTCTCCGGGCTGAAGGCTGGATCCAGGATCACTTATAATAGAGAATTTGAATACGGTGGAATTGGTTTAAAGCATTGGTGGGAAACCTGGGAGATCAATCTGGAATACAGAACCACTTTCAAAAACCAAAGGACCGGAGAGGGTAGGGACGAGGACTTCTTCCTGGGAAGTGTAAGCAGGGAGAAGGGGACAAAGATCGATTTCGCAAACGCAAGTTTTAACGATACACCTTATACATTCACAGGCACCCAAAACTTTGCGGACGGAAGAGGGAAATTGAAAATGAAAGACGATCGTGTCGGCTTCCTTGCCAGAAAATATTTCGGTGGAGCAAATCCTGATCCCAGAAAACCAGGCTCCGGTTTTTATCTTACCGGCGGAGCTTATTATACATTTTATAAATATTATCTATACGACGTGATGCAATGGATCGCAACTGCACCAGTCACTTATGGCCCGATCGGAATTGGGCTCAGTTATTCAATCTCCACTTGGGAAGTTCCATTCGGATTTGGTTATAGATATTCCAATGGGACCTGGATGCTAGAAGCAAGCCTTTCCGGAAATGTTTGGTATTCACATTTCCGGGATTATCATTATCAAAGAAATCTGAATTTCATCGGAGATTCTTCAGGCTTTGGTTTGGAAACGAATTTAGGGGCAGGATATATTCTACCCTCTTGGTTATTTTTCGCAAAATTAACAGAGCATAGATTGTACGGAGAAGGAAGCTTTCAGACCCAAGGCGGACTAAGTAGAGACGACGTCATTTCCAATTATTCGGGAAATTATAGAAACTATCTGAGTACTAAACAATATTCAGTCGAATTCCAAGTGAGCCATTTTTTATGA
- the hemH gene encoding ferrochelatase: protein MKNKLLLINLGGPRNAEEIPKFLKDLFEDPLVFDLPLPEFLRIRLARKIAETRAKKVEETYASMGFGGGSPLVSETEKQAEGLKKLLEESGEKWEVKTAMCCGYPDIRELPSEWTDPKEEVILLPLFPHFSRSTVLSTAMLMEKKLGYCPASNPHWVRPFSDRKEYLESIRDLILDFFQGKLTEKDFLHIKQEQISDWQNLDIVFSAHGIPLRLIKKGDVYTKEIEENVNALTSLLREKGYLGQIHLSYQSRVGPSKWTTPNTLDKIQELGQKGTKRIAVYPISFISDHLETLEEIGVQIRDHAFQNGISEYHRIPAPGTYPAFLEALAKFVFEAKYSAQKDRSLSCICKVSGGWDPKKEKIACECYL, encoded by the coding sequence ATGAAAAATAAACTTTTACTGATCAACCTAGGCGGCCCCAGAAATGCCGAAGAAATTCCGAAATTCCTAAAAGACCTATTCGAAGATCCTTTGGTATTCGATCTCCCGCTCCCCGAATTTCTCAGGATCAGACTCGCTAGAAAAATTGCAGAGACCAGAGCTAAAAAAGTAGAAGAAACATACGCCTCCATGGGATTCGGAGGAGGCTCCCCTCTTGTCTCCGAAACTGAAAAACAAGCGGAAGGTTTGAAAAAACTTTTAGAAGAATCCGGAGAAAAATGGGAAGTTAAGACTGCAATGTGCTGCGGATATCCGGACATCAGAGAACTTCCTTCCGAATGGACTGATCCAAAAGAAGAAGTGATACTTCTTCCACTATTTCCTCATTTTTCAAGATCCACAGTTCTATCCACAGCAATGCTCATGGAAAAAAAGTTAGGATATTGCCCAGCTTCCAACCCACATTGGGTAAGACCATTCTCCGACAGAAAAGAATATTTGGAATCTATCCGAGACCTGATCCTGGATTTTTTCCAAGGCAAACTCACTGAGAAAGATTTTTTGCATATCAAACAAGAACAGATATCTGATTGGCAAAACTTGGATATAGTATTCAGTGCACATGGGATCCCTCTTCGCCTGATCAAAAAGGGTGACGTTTACACAAAAGAAATTGAAGAGAATGTAAATGCGCTCACTTCCCTCTTGAGAGAAAAAGGCTACCTAGGGCAAATACATTTATCCTACCAGAGTAGGGTAGGGCCAAGTAAATGGACAACTCCTAATACTCTAGACAAGATCCAAGAGTTAGGACAAAAAGGAACTAAAAGGATCGCAGTTTATCCGATCAGTTTTATCAGCGATCACTTAGAAACATTAGAAGAGATCGGAGTGCAGATTAGAGACCATGCATTCCAAAACGGAATTTCCGAATATCATAGAATCCCCGCACCAGGAACATATCCGGCATTCTTGGAGGCACTGGCAAAATTCGTATTCGAGGCAAAATATTCTGCTCAGAAAGACAGGTCTTTAAGTTGTATCTGCAAGGTTTCAGGCGGGTGGGATCCTAAAAAAGAGAAGATCGCTTGTGAATGTTATCTATAA
- a CDS encoding YciI family protein — MDEYLILMRLDLITKDAQPSPEQMQVYMKMYQDWVGGIAAQNKFVGGTGLSTEGKVIKSGQIVTDGPFAETKESIAGFITIKAKNFEEAADIAKGCPILNGPGNSVEVRKIVGVDNTR, encoded by the coding sequence ATGGACGAATACTTGATATTAATGAGACTGGACCTGATCACAAAAGACGCTCAGCCTTCTCCGGAACAAATGCAAGTGTATATGAAAATGTATCAGGATTGGGTAGGAGGAATTGCCGCCCAAAATAAATTCGTTGGCGGAACTGGACTATCCACGGAAGGTAAGGTCATCAAATCAGGTCAGATCGTCACTGACGGGCCATTCGCAGAAACAAAGGAATCCATAGCAGGCTTTATTACGATTAAGGCTAAAAACTTTGAAGAAGCCGCCGATATCGCCAAAGGATGCCCCATTTTAAATGGACCGGGTAATAGCGTGGAAGTGAGAAAGATCGTAGGCGTAGACAATACACGTTAG
- a CDS encoding RNA polymerase sigma factor: MQSSEILPHLFRNEYTKIVSVLCKHIGFENIEIAEEIASETFLTATETWGIKGNPEHPTAWLYAVAKNKAKNYLQRNSIFQTKILPELTKTQTESIEPEIDLSPENIYDSQLRMIFAICHPSVSSEAQVGLSLRILCGFGIEEIADAFLTNKETINKRLFRAKERLREEKIAIELPAPEEIEDRLDSVLSTIYLLFNEGYYSISQNKPLRKDLCIEAIRLCSMLVENQITNKPQVYALLALMCFHTSRFEARQDENGEQILYQDQDTNLWNYDLIRKGEIFLNKAASGTKLTKYHLEAGIAYWHTQKEDTKEKWENILQLYNRLLQLQYSPIAALNRTYALSKANGKKEAILEAEKLDLKENHFYFALLGELYIDIDRSKSEGYFRKALSLAKTSQAKISIQKKIDQFSK, encoded by the coding sequence ATGCAAAGTTCGGAGATATTACCTCATCTATTCAGAAATGAATACACAAAGATCGTTTCCGTTCTTTGCAAACATATAGGTTTCGAAAATATAGAAATCGCGGAAGAGATCGCAAGTGAAACATTCTTAACTGCGACTGAAACCTGGGGGATCAAAGGAAATCCGGAACACCCTACTGCCTGGTTGTATGCGGTGGCAAAGAATAAAGCCAAAAATTACCTACAAAGAAATTCGATCTTTCAAACAAAGATCCTTCCCGAACTTACCAAAACTCAAACTGAGAGCATTGAACCCGAAATTGATCTTTCCCCGGAAAATATATACGATAGTCAGCTTAGGATGATATTCGCAATATGCCATCCTTCTGTTTCTTCTGAGGCACAAGTGGGACTTTCCCTTAGGATCTTATGTGGATTCGGGATAGAAGAGATCGCCGATGCATTCTTAACCAACAAAGAAACGATCAATAAGAGACTATTCAGGGCTAAAGAAAGACTGAGGGAAGAAAAGATCGCAATCGAACTTCCGGCGCCAGAAGAGATAGAAGATCGATTGGATTCGGTGCTCTCTACTATCTATCTGCTCTTTAATGAGGGTTATTATTCTATCAGTCAGAACAAACCTTTACGCAAAGATCTCTGCATAGAGGCTATCCGTCTCTGCAGCATGCTTGTAGAAAATCAGATCACGAATAAACCTCAAGTCTATGCCCTTCTCGCATTGATGTGTTTTCATACTTCTAGATTTGAAGCAAGACAAGATGAGAATGGAGAACAAATCTTATACCAAGACCAGGACACAAATCTTTGGAATTATGATCTGATCAGAAAGGGAGAAATCTTTCTTAACAAAGCAGCAAGCGGCACCAAACTCACAAAATATCACTTGGAAGCAGGTATCGCATATTGGCATACACAGAAGGAAGATACAAAAGAAAAATGGGAAAATATTTTGCAGTTATACAATCGTCTACTTCAGCTACAATATTCTCCAATTGCAGCTTTGAATCGAACATACGCTCTTTCTAAAGCAAATGGAAAGAAAGAAGCGATCCTCGAAGCGGAAAAATTAGACCTGAAAGAAAACCATTTTTATTTTGCTCTTTTAGGAGAATTATATATAGATATAGATAGATCCAAGTCAGAAGGATATTTTCGCAAAGCTCTTTCGCTCGCAAAAACTTCTCAGGCAAAGATCAGTATCCAGAAAAAGATCGATCAATTTTCAAAATAA
- a CDS encoding polyketide cyclase yields the protein MFKTKNTKHISVTIPVTQKTAYEYLSDPKNFPEWASGLCKSISPLGNGEWSIDSPMGKLTAKFTDKNQYGILDHYVIFNPENISYNPLRIIENGEGSELIFTLFQTEGMTPEKFEEDSNWVKKDLEELKGILMNKFIG from the coding sequence ATGTTTAAGACAAAGAATACAAAACATATCAGCGTTACCATTCCTGTTACCCAAAAGACAGCTTATGAATATCTTTCCGATCCTAAAAATTTTCCCGAATGGGCCTCCGGTTTATGTAAGTCCATTTCTCCCTTAGGAAACGGAGAATGGTCCATCGACTCTCCAATGGGCAAACTAACCGCTAAATTTACTGATAAAAACCAATACGGCATCTTGGATCATTATGTGATCTTTAATCCTGAAAATATTTCTTATAATCCGCTCAGGATCATAGAGAATGGAGAGGGGAGTGAGTTAATCTTCACATTATTCCAAACAGAAGGAATGACTCCCGAAAAATTCGAAGAGGATTCCAACTGGGTCAAAAAAGATCTGGAAGAACTTAAAGGAATCTTAATGAATAAATTTATAGGATAA
- the hemG gene encoding protoporphyrinogen oxidase, producing MAKWVPDHIVIGAGFTGLLHAFLSLEKGESVLVLEKRESSGGLIRSVRTEYGIVERAANGIINCWELENLASRLGLDILFSNPTSKKRYIFSDGKMRRMPLSVFEIISLAFSVLTVPAQPLPGESIYQWGKRVLGEKTLSKIVEPALGGIYAGDLDAMSAELVLGKFLPEQAPLWKNILHLRNSKKGKPKLLPGRRGTVSFRGGIGTLLGALEARVSSQGKIKYNQDISSLKELRATYPKSKITIATNLGTALKLLKSEYKEFKSYQGMLDTLPIVSVTRFGKDSILNGKKGFGVLFPKDHKSFSSELGIRSRGILFNDFIFSGRTSDGIHSETFIMGGAGDREISSKTEEEIISIVEEDRKKLFSESGVPLNHYVTVWKDALPVYGPQLHAFNRDLDRVLPPEIRVEGNFRSGIGLKSILERAFSLYNPDFSL from the coding sequence GTGGCGAAATGGGTTCCGGATCATATAGTAATTGGCGCAGGCTTTACGGGCCTTCTGCATGCATTCCTTTCTTTAGAGAAGGGTGAGTCCGTATTAGTACTGGAAAAAAGGGAAAGTTCTGGCGGATTGATCCGTTCCGTGCGAACGGAATACGGGATCGTAGAAAGGGCGGCAAATGGGATCATCAATTGCTGGGAGTTGGAAAACCTCGCCTCCCGTTTAGGGTTGGATATTTTATTCTCCAATCCTACATCTAAAAAACGTTATATATTTTCCGACGGAAAGATGAGAAGAATGCCCCTTTCTGTCTTCGAAATAATCTCTCTGGCATTTTCCGTGCTGACTGTGCCCGCACAACCTCTCCCTGGCGAATCCATTTATCAATGGGGCAAAAGAGTGTTGGGAGAAAAAACTCTCAGCAAGATTGTGGAGCCTGCGTTAGGCGGAATATATGCGGGCGATCTGGACGCGATGTCTGCGGAACTTGTACTCGGAAAATTTCTTCCGGAACAGGCTCCTCTTTGGAAAAACATTTTGCATCTTAGAAATTCCAAAAAAGGAAAACCAAAACTCCTTCCGGGAAGAAGAGGAACTGTAAGTTTTAGAGGCGGTATCGGGACCTTGCTCGGAGCTTTAGAGGCAAGAGTTTCTTCTCAAGGAAAGATCAAATACAATCAGGATATTTCTAGTTTAAAAGAATTAAGAGCGACTTATCCTAAATCCAAGATTACGATCGCGACAAATCTCGGAACCGCTTTGAAACTCCTGAAATCGGAATATAAAGAATTTAAATCCTACCAAGGAATGCTGGATACTTTGCCTATCGTAAGTGTGACCCGCTTCGGAAAGGATTCCATCTTAAATGGAAAAAAAGGATTTGGAGTGCTATTCCCTAAAGATCATAAAAGTTTTTCTTCCGAATTGGGGATCAGATCTAGAGGGATTTTATTTAACGATTTTATATTCTCCGGTAGGACCTCCGACGGGATCCATTCAGAAACTTTTATTATGGGTGGGGCCGGAGACAGAGAAATTTCTTCCAAAACGGAAGAAGAGATTATTTCCATAGTGGAAGAGGATCGTAAAAAATTATTCTCTGAAAGTGGAGTCCCTTTGAATCATTATGTAACTGTTTGGAAAGATGCACTTCCGGTGTATGGACCCCAACTTCATGCTTTTAATCGAGACTTGGATCGAGTCCTGCCGCCTGAGATCCGAGTAGAAGGGAATTTTAGGAGCGGGATCGGTTTAAAGTCCATTTTAGAGCGGGCCTTCTCTTTATATAATCCGGATTTTTCGCTTTGA
- a CDS encoding LA_0442/LA_0875 N-terminal domain-containing protein, protein MLSLHLKKFIPILLIVFAPVGIFPVTVLLREGGKVKGDIITQNQHSVLLQTESGKRKVDKDLILKILFQDVNDDEEEKIRKEEEDKLAADKKEQEDKEVAQRHLEEEKQKEEDLKKQAAADEEARRQEELRKQEAKRPLNALMRSAAVPGWGQYYTDRKFQSLLYPTLFAAAAFVAYDKFRVYRTSVREYGDLGNPYTRESLTLAALGQAQAAATPSLSPIDAYFANQSSQVQIKREEADKNFREYQGALYVLGGIYLLNLIDSYVFANSVKSVVQFSDGQSRGMVISAMPSSVGAGSGSSGTGTFSGMETKYTMGYRFEF, encoded by the coding sequence ATGTTATCTTTGCATTTAAAAAAATTTATTCCGATCTTATTGATCGTTTTTGCTCCTGTTGGGATCTTTCCAGTCACTGTTTTGTTGAGAGAAGGTGGAAAAGTCAAAGGAGATATCATCACTCAAAATCAACATTCTGTTCTTCTCCAAACAGAATCAGGAAAACGTAAAGTAGATAAAGATCTCATCCTTAAAATCCTTTTCCAAGATGTGAACGACGACGAAGAGGAGAAGATCCGTAAAGAGGAAGAAGACAAACTCGCAGCGGACAAAAAAGAGCAAGAAGATAAAGAAGTAGCTCAAAGACATCTGGAAGAAGAGAAACAAAAAGAAGAAGATCTAAAAAAACAGGCAGCAGCGGACGAAGAAGCACGCCGCCAAGAAGAACTTCGTAAACAAGAAGCAAAACGTCCTTTAAACGCGCTCATGAGATCGGCAGCCGTGCCTGGCTGGGGACAATATTATACGGACAGAAAGTTCCAATCTCTTCTCTACCCTACCCTATTTGCCGCGGCTGCATTTGTTGCTTATGACAAATTCAGAGTATATAGAACTTCGGTAAGAGAATATGGAGATCTGGGAAACCCGTATACAAGGGAGAGCCTTACACTTGCTGCGCTTGGCCAAGCCCAAGCGGCCGCTACTCCGTCCTTATCTCCTATCGATGCTTATTTTGCGAATCAATCCAGTCAGGTTCAGATAAAAAGAGAAGAAGCGGATAAAAACTTCAGAGAATACCAAGGCGCCTTATATGTGTTAGGCGGGATCTATCTCTTGAACCTGATCGATTCTTATGTTTTTGCAAATTCTGTCAAATCGGTAGTCCAGTTTTCTGACGGCCAAAGCAGAGGGATGGTAATTTCCGCAATGCCATCTAGCGTTGGAGCGGGAAGTGGATCTTCCGGCACTGGAACCTTCTCCGGAATGGAAACCAAATACACTATGGGTTACAGATTCGAATTCTGA
- the hemN gene encoding oxygen-independent coproporphyrinogen III oxidase, which yields MSSKSDLIRKYDVPAPRYTSYPTVPYWEDNPTREEWIDALHRRLLPDDSSVALYLHIPFCETLCSFCGCNTSITKNHSVEDPYVETVLQEFRKYQEELPELTKRELRELHLGGGSPTYLSESNMESLLKPILDSWKVSDSPEFSLEVDPRRTRLSQLEVLAKYGFTRISLGVQDFDPEVQRLVNRIQPYELTAGITEGARKLGYHSVNFDLIYGLPKQTKESMKETIRKTLELRPDRIAFYSYAHVPWIKAAQRLFTEDDLPKGEEKRELYELGRELFLDAGYKEIGMDHFALESDSLYTAYQNGNLHRNFMGYTTKSTDLLLGLGVSAISDSWDCFYQNEKILKKYQRRISENGQAILRGHKLNSEDLLQRELILKLSTLGKVEVPDPIFEEVRLYLATMEDDNLIEWKGKTLVLTDLGKPFLRNACTGLDMRLRRKSPETKVFSQSI from the coding sequence ATGAGTTCCAAATCTGATTTAATTCGAAAATACGATGTCCCGGCACCTAGATATACTAGTTATCCTACTGTGCCTTATTGGGAAGACAATCCGACTAGAGAAGAATGGATAGATGCGCTTCATAGAAGGTTGCTTCCGGATGATTCTTCCGTTGCATTATATCTTCATATTCCATTCTGCGAAACTCTTTGTTCGTTTTGTGGATGTAATACTTCTATTACAAAAAACCATTCTGTAGAAGACCCGTATGTGGAAACAGTTCTGCAAGAATTCAGAAAATATCAGGAAGAACTTCCTGAATTGACGAAGCGCGAGCTTAGAGAATTACATTTGGGCGGAGGATCTCCTACTTACCTTTCCGAATCCAATATGGAAAGTTTGTTAAAACCTATTTTAGATTCTTGGAAAGTATCCGATTCTCCTGAGTTTTCGCTAGAAGTAGATCCAAGAAGAACCAGGCTTTCCCAATTAGAAGTATTGGCAAAATACGGATTTACCAGGATCAGCTTGGGTGTCCAGGACTTCGATCCGGAAGTGCAAAGACTAGTAAATCGAATTCAACCTTATGAGCTAACTGCTGGGATCACGGAGGGTGCTCGAAAGTTAGGATATCATTCCGTAAATTTCGACCTGATCTATGGACTTCCTAAACAAACCAAAGAGAGTATGAAAGAAACGATCCGAAAAACATTAGAGCTTAGGCCGGATCGTATCGCATTCTATAGTTATGCTCATGTCCCTTGGATCAAGGCTGCGCAAAGATTGTTCACTGAAGATGATCTTCCGAAGGGAGAAGAAAAGAGAGAGCTCTATGAGCTCGGAAGAGAACTCTTTTTGGATGCGGGATATAAAGAAATTGGAATGGACCATTTTGCTTTAGAGTCCGATTCACTTTACACCGCTTATCAAAATGGGAATCTCCATCGAAATTTTATGGGCTATACCACCAAGTCCACCGATCTACTTTTAGGATTGGGCGTGTCTGCAATTTCGGATAGTTGGGATTGTTTCTATCAGAACGAAAAGATCCTGAAAAAATATCAAAGAAGAATTTCGGAAAATGGACAGGCGATACTCAGGGGACATAAATTAAATTCTGAAGATTTGCTTCAAAGAGAACTCATTCTAAAACTTTCCACTTTGGGAAAAGTGGAAGTTCCGGATCCGATTTTTGAAGAAGTTCGCCTCTATTTGGCTACTATGGAAGACGATAATTTAATAGAGTGGAAAGGAAAAACCCTTGTTTTAACCGACCTGGGAAAACCTTTCTTAAGGAATGCATGTACAGGTTTGGATATGCGTTTGAGAAGAAAAAGTCCTGAAACCAAGGTATTTTCTCAGTCTATTTGA
- a CDS encoding uroporphyrinogen decarboxylase family protein, which translates to MSNTRFQAALKLEPQVTPPIWMMRQAGRYHSHYQNLRKKHSFEELCKVPELAAEVAFGPVDDFDFDTAILFSDILFPLEAFGMGLRFGEEGPKLGWHLSTLEDLKKFYPLEQAVEFMGFQKDAVIRTRKRISKDKSLIGFIGGPWTLFCYATQGKHDGNLILPKISAKLREGFYEKILALLKENIRLQLEGGAEIVMIFDTAAGDASPAFFQEAILPSIKVLVEAFPGKIGYYAKNLAPGSLQSLREISGLTGFGMDHRTDIVDFLGNGSHFVQGNFDQALLFMESEEFKKYLNRWIRPFLDLVPEKRAGWVCGLGHGVLPKTPEANIRTFVSTIREAFV; encoded by the coding sequence ATGTCTAATACTAGATTCCAAGCCGCACTTAAGTTGGAGCCCCAGGTCACTCCTCCAATTTGGATGATGCGCCAAGCGGGCCGTTATCATTCGCATTACCAAAATTTAAGAAAAAAACATTCTTTCGAAGAGCTGTGCAAGGTCCCGGAACTTGCTGCGGAAGTTGCTTTTGGTCCCGTGGATGATTTCGATTTTGATACTGCAATTTTATTCTCCGACATTCTTTTCCCTTTAGAAGCATTCGGAATGGGATTACGTTTCGGGGAAGAAGGTCCGAAACTTGGTTGGCATCTCTCCACATTAGAAGATCTAAAAAAGTTTTACCCTTTGGAACAAGCGGTTGAATTTATGGGGTTTCAAAAGGATGCGGTAATCCGCACCAGAAAAAGGATCTCTAAGGATAAATCTTTGATCGGATTTATCGGAGGTCCTTGGACCTTATTCTGTTATGCTACCCAAGGGAAACATGATGGAAATCTAATACTTCCTAAAATTTCGGCGAAGTTGAGAGAAGGTTTTTATGAAAAGATCCTTGCTTTATTAAAAGAAAACATACGCTTACAATTAGAGGGTGGCGCAGAGATTGTAATGATCTTTGATACCGCAGCAGGAGATGCTTCTCCTGCGTTCTTCCAGGAGGCGATTTTGCCAAGCATTAAGGTTTTGGTGGAGGCATTCCCCGGTAAGATAGGTTATTATGCAAAAAATTTGGCGCCAGGTTCCTTGCAGTCTCTTAGAGAAATTTCCGGACTGACTGGATTTGGAATGGATCATAGAACTGATATCGTCGATTTTTTGGGGAACGGTTCTCATTTTGTGCAGGGAAATTTTGACCAAGCACTTCTGTTTATGGAATCTGAGGAATTTAAGAAATATTTAAATCGTTGGATCAGACCGTTTTTGGATCTGGTCCCTGAAAAAAGAGCAGGATGGGTCTGTGGTTTGGGTCACGGAGTCCTGCCAAAAACACCGGAAGCGAATATTAGAACTTTCGTAAGCACGATACGTGAGGCCTTCGTATGA